Genomic segment of Andrena cerasifolii isolate SP2316 chromosome 16, iyAndCera1_principal, whole genome shotgun sequence:
GAGGGTGGATTATTGCAGCGCAATCACATTATGCATCTCGTTTCATGGGAACGCTCGAAGAAGAAGGGAGGAGGAAACTTATAAAGATACAAAACGGGATTACCTTATCAGTCTTATTCCCTGAAATAATCAAGACGTCCGCTCTGAATTTCATTCCCCGGGCCCTTCCCCCTCCGTGTTTAGCCCCTTCTCCCGTCGCCTACCCGTCTCGCTAACTTCTTCCCCTTTTCTCTCCGAAACATTATCGCGCCCGGATAACGCGAAAGTTAAGGCCGAAATACATCATCCCTTATCTCGATTATGGTATTGCTCTGTCCTCCTAAGGCATCGGTAAACGAAAGATATACGACGGGCCACGGTTTGCCGGAGACGCCGAGGGAAAAGTTTTATCTGCCGTTTCAGAAATATCAATAACCGATCCCTCCAACAGCTCCTATTCCAAACGCGGAGATATACGCGGAACAGAAAGCCCCCGGTCCGTCCTCGCCCCTACCCACCCCGTCGATGCCATACGGAACGTGCCCGAGTGTATCCCTTTTCAATTCGGAATGCGGCGGTCTCGCGGAGACGCTCGGAGAAGTACCTACCCCTATTCCGAAAGATGGCACGTGTCGTTGCGAGCGAGGATTTACCGTTTAGAAACCGATCCGAGGCGAGCCCCTGCCACCGTTCCACCCCTTTCAGACACCCGGCCTGGACTCTGGATCCAAGTTACATTGGATCGCGCGATTAACTCGGCTGAACAGAAGGCTGGAGGGTCGTCATTACGAGTGAACTCGAGGGCCTGCGACACTTGTCAGACGAAATCGGGGTCGAGCTGTTAAATTATGAATCCGCGAGTCGGAGCGTGAGCCTTCGAGCACGTCGGATACTTTGGCCTTCGAGGCTAGGGAGAAATCGGCGGAACAGGTCTCTCTATTAAGTGGTCCGTGGATACGTTTCCAACGAGCTCGATGATCGTTGATCGCTGGGCAAAGTGGAGACAGGAGCTTAATTAGGTGCGTGGCTCTACCGAGTGTATTTCGTCAAAGTCATGGGGGTTCAAAGGCGATCGCTGCCGTTTTACATCCCAGACTTGAATTAGGAGAGGCCAGGGCTGATAGGCCAGTCTTttcgtttttgatttttaataaattatgagGACGAAGTATCGTTAAACcagttagtatatttgatagggtaTACAtctggctatctgattaaatgattaaagttgactcaatgtgacaacaattaaggtattttaatgtttttctaacacctttcaTGCTGGTCAatcagccccatgatcggggttgttTTATTATGAAGTattgaattttttcttttatgttttaataataaactgaaatttcgttcaacttttgttgaaatttttgtcGATTAAACGTCCGCCCCGTTAAACTCGAAATAAACGCGCAAATGGTCCCACATAGGATCGCTCGCTTCGAAGGCAAAGGACTTCTAAGAAAGCGATACGATATGAATCTATGATATTCAAGCGCTTGCTTCCAGTCGCTAGAATCGCAGATTATCAGAGATCGATATCAAGTACCGTGGATGGAAGGAGTACAGCGAGGTAATAAAGGCACACTTGAGGAATAAGAAAGAAGACTTTATTCCCTACAGATATCGCGGATCAGCTCATTAAAGGGTTAGCTGCATCAAGGACATTCTCCTCTCAACCATGGAAACGATTCAAAGAGAACACTAAACATGTCCGTGCTCCTTCTATTTGCTACTCTAAAGCGGGCGAAGCACGGTTCGATTATCCGGAAGAGGGAAGGGACGATGTGTTTTCCGCGATGCCGCGGCATGATTTCATCGAGGAGAGTAATACGAAGGGAGCAACTGCGGCGTGAAACGAAGACAGAGAAGGACCCGCCTGCAGTATGGTCTTGGCCGGCCGAGATTTATCGAGGTCGAACACCGATGCATTAGCGATGGAAGAGCGCGGAAACGAGATGAAGGTAACGAAGCGAGGGAAGGAAAATCGACGAGGGTGCCGAGGAGAGGAGGCATCGACCACTCTGCCTCTACACCCTTAACCGCTCTCCCTCTTCTTAAAGCCAAGGAGGTCCCTCAAGACGTGTAACGAATCAATTGAGATCAGAAACTGGCGCGCGCGCAAGCAAGCGAGAAAGAAGGGGCACGGTCTCGAAGGGAGCTGGATTCCGGGCAAGAGCGATGCCCGTCCGGAACGACGGAGGAGCGAAAGTATAATTAAAGTGGACGCTGCTGAATGGACCGCTGATAAACTGATCCGCGATTAAAGGAGGCTCTGCTCGTTGGGATAGCTTGAATGCTGATTTTAATTTGATCCCGCTTATCCAATGCTTATCGTTGATTCGCGACAAGGGGGAGGAAGAGAGCCAGAGAGCAGCGTTCCGAACCGGCTGTTTGTTCTCCGTCTGAGATGCCAGCCAGGGCGAGATATATGAAATCGTCGCGGGTCTCGCGAGCGTCGCTCGATACAGAGCTTGGCGCCCTCCACCCTCTGGAAAAATCTCCCCGGGGCGGGCGGCAGCTCGGCGGGGATGAAAGTCGCAATTCCTTCACGAGAAGAATGCATCGGCGTTCGAGCGTTAAATTAAATATGATCCTCGGGGTGATCGTCGGAACGCGATGAAATCGCCAATAATTTATGCTAGTCCTCCGCGAATTTTCCTCTCGTTCCCCTTGAAACAGTCTATGCATTGCGCGTGGAAGAACTTGCGCCGTCTTTCGTGGATCAGAACGCACGCCGAGGCGCTCCACCAAGAAGGACGGGATCGAGGCAATCGATGGGACGACCTGTGAAACGACGAATCATTTCGTGTCCAACCCCATCATGTCCCTGAGGCGTGTCACGATACGCGACACGTACTCCTGGAGCACCGGCTGCCTGGCTTTCCCTACTTCCATCACCTCCTCGTGGTTCGCCTGCTCGTGGTTCTCGTAATCCGTCACGCACTGATTCGTGATCAGGCTGAAGGCGAACACCATCAGGTCGCAGTGCCGGGCTGTGATCACCTCGTGAACGGTGGACATTCCTAAGCAACATGGAACAGAAGTTGTAGGCAGAGTCTCTAGGGGGTGGATTTAATATTGCAGGCGACGGACGCGGAGTACCGACCGACCGCATCGACGCCCACCATCCTCAGCATCTTCAGCTCCGCCACCGTCTCGAAATTCGGCCCTCCCAGGCACGTGTACACGCCTTTGTGCACGAAATCGCTGATGCCCATCTCCCGCGCCACTTGGTCGCCCATTTCTAAAAGTTCGTCGCTGTAGGCTTTGTTCATGGGCGGGAATCTCGGTCCAAATCTGAAACGGGAAGGGGCAGCTGCTTTtaaagggggaaaaaaaaacaggcTGTTTGACGGACTGCGTTATGTAATATCGAGGGTTGGTAAGGTAATGGGAAAAATGCCAGATGAAAGGTTACCGCGCGAGCTCGGCccgggaggaagaagaagagaaatgcAGCTGGGGCTTGCCTTGGAGAGCGCGAAAGGAACGAAGGGGGAGCAGGAACCTGGAGGGAAATTCTTACGTAAATACGTCAATCAGATGCTTCGTGCCGTCGAGTAAATAGTTCATCAATCCGATTCAACGGGTTGTTCCGATGAAATagattaattttattccttctAAGACCCCGAACGATCCCGTGGCGCGTCTCCACCCTCCGCTCCTTGCCCTCGGGGTGAGCCCACGGAGCCGGCGTCGAGCCCCGCAACCCGCGAGTGTCGTCGACGACTTTCCTCCCGGAAACGAGCCCGAAACCCTTTGTCGGCTGGAAGCGGATTCGAATTCATTGCCGTTCACGCCGTGAATTTCACTATCCCGTCGTCTCTCTGCGAGCATCTTCCTCTTTCCCCTTTCGGTCGCTAGATCCGTCACTCCTGGCTCTGCTCTCCCTTTCTTCGTCTCCAATAAAATGGACGCGATGGCGGCGCTAATTTCTGGACGCTTTGATCGTGATTCCCTCCTCGCGAGAATCGCGCGCGAGAAAAGAGTAGCTATCGCGATGAAGAGGCAGCTGAGCGTGATGTGGAGGAATGGAGTGACGCGAGGACGGTTTTATAATACTGCTGAGGAGAAGAGGGCGGAGAGGAAGGAAAAAAGTACCTGTCGTCGTTGGGTCCTTGAAGAGGGTTATTCCCCGCGAATCCCATCATGTTCACGTGATCCTTCACGATCATGATGTCGCCAACCTTGTACATAGGGTTCAGACCTCCCGCCGCGTTAGTCGCGATCAGATGGGTCACACCCACCAGCTTCATAACTCTCACCGGCATCGCGCACTGCGGGCAGAAAGCGGGGGAACAGTGAACCGCTGGACGGCCCTACGAAAAGCTCGCGGAGCGTGTCAATTACCGGAGTTTGAGCAGTAGGATCTATCAGCCCAATTGGAACAAGCAAGTGTTCGCTGAATGAGCTACGCGCGATAAATTGTTGCTCAGGTTGCGTAACGATAATCATGCTGGACCTACGGACCTAGGACTCCAGTTTGAAAAAGAAGCGAGACAGTAGCGTACCTTCCACAGCGGATAGCCTTCGTAATAGTGGAATCTCCCCTGCATGCACATGACCGGTACGCCTTGGAGGTAGCCGAAGACCATCTGACCTGTATGGCCCTTGACAGTGGAGACAGGGAAATGCGGGATCTCCTCGTAAGGGAAGCACTGCTTGTCCTCGAGGAACTCCGCCAGGGAACCTGGACacaactcgttttgctcatttgaTCCTGTTAGGGGATACAGAAAACATTGACTGGGAAAATGCAACGCGAGCACCGACCGCGCCGCGTTTGCTCGGCGAGGTCGCGCGGTTTCGGCGAACGGAGCTTTCGAAAGGAGAATCACTAACCCATTCCGGAGCCGCATATTATTCCAATCTTTGGCCTTATTCTGGCGTGGCTCAGGAGGAACTCCGCCGACTCTTGCAGCGCCTCGAATGTGTACCTGGAAAGAATAATATTGGTTTAACCtcttaacgtaccaattaaaaattcaaaagcgGTCGTTTTTccaccattttttttattctcgtaAAATACAAAGGAACGttaacaaatcttgaaaaaaaaacacaaaaaaaatgttgtttcatGTTGTTGCTGGTCTCACGAGTTAACTCGGGTGCgcggaataaaatcgttttCTTAAACCCGGCGCTGAGAGGTTGACAGGGCTCGGGGGTGCCTTTCgctctaaggtgaatgtcccaatttctgctcatctcccaatttctgctcatttcgtatttttcttattattataagtgtTACTATTGTTCTATTCGTGAAGCAAAAGCAAGTAGTTGGAGCGTAGTGCAAAGAAGATGATGTTGCCAACGAGTCACAGGTGCGGAGGTATCGATAAGCTTGCCGGAATAATGGAACGGACCCGTGACAGGCGCCGTGAGTTACGTCAACGACAGAGGAACGAGTGGCTCGGCGGGCCTGGTCCAACGACATAATTTCACCGGGAGGCTACCGCAAAACGGTGCAGTTACCTGTTAAACTGCTAACAGGCTCAAATAGCGCCGGATTTAAGCTGAATGCAGCCCTCGGTGAGGGGGGTATTACAAATCATCCATCGAAATACATACGAGCGCGTAACGTGTTTATGAGTGGTATACGCGTGCCGTGCACAACTCATCTACCGTGTATGCGCTCACGCGTGCGCGAATGCAAAATGCGCTCGCCGACCGGCTCTGTGCACAGATGCACACGCAGAATTTCCATGCATCCGAGCGGATAAGCGCGCCTCGGGCATAATGCTGCGCGTCACGCAGTCGAAAATTACTCGCGCTTCTGCGGAGACcctttttccttcttcctctctCGCCTGTTAAATACCAGGGAAAATCGATGCCCAGATTTTTGCGGATAGGAGAGGAAATCGATGTGACGCGGATGGATGCCTCGTAAGGACACGAAATAGGGTGATCCTATGAATGGAAGAACTTGAGCTTAGAAACCTGCAATGATACCTCCGTACTCCGCCGCAAGAGGGCCTCTCGACCGATCTCGCTTTCCCGCAAGTCCTCCCTCGTCTACTCTCTCCTATATATACCTGTTTCGCCCTACCTTCTAACGTCCCGGCGTCGAGGACAGGGTCAACTAGCCTTACTGATAAGTCCACTAGCAAAACTCCCTTCTCTCTACCGCCAAAAACCTATGAAAGTGAAACACCATTGTTCCCCAAGCTCTCCAGTTATAAGTTCTGAGGAAGCAGAAGTGTGGGGAGCGTCGCTTTGAATGAAAAGGAGGATCGGTAGCTGACTAAACATTCCAAGAAAATAGAGCAGGTGAGATTTCGCGCTTGGAACATGGACCGAAGAGTGCCCCTGATAGTTTGCGCGATGACAAGGGGCGCGTATCACCGTGGTAAACGGGTTGCATACGCGCCGCCACAGGGGGACATCGAATTAGAACGCGCTGAATGCACTTGAATATGCATCCACGTCGCCAATAACAGCCCAGCGCCGAGCGAGGCTCTCCGGCATTCAGCCGCGAATCTGAGAATCCGCTCCGCAGTTTCGCCCGGGCGTCTATGGTGGAAAAGCTTTGATATAGCCGCGGGTATGCCAAACGTCATTAGACCGACCGCATTCGCGGATGCTCCATCGTAAAACGGTATTGTACGGCGCCCGTTATGAATGGCAAATGTGAGGTCGACGATTATTATAACGACGTGAATGCGCGTCGCCCCGGGGCATCGCGGGAGGGATTCAATGACGACTCCGCGATCctggatgcaatatcggttgcTCTAATCTCGGATACGGATGTGTACGCCCTTGGTCTGGAACGCTTCGGGACCGCCCTCCATCTTCGCGTTTCATCCCCCACGATCGCCGAGTGTCTACGTGACTCCAAGCGACGTTCAAATCCATCCGAATGTTGCGTTCTCCTAGATTGTTTGCTCCAACTTTATCAGCGTTTATGAGCTGCTGCAAACGAGGCTGGCTGACGCGAGGAAGCTCGCTGATAAACACGCTCCGCTTCTATTTTCATTTGCTCATCCATCGTTCCTTACGTAACGATCCTCCGCGGTGAGCATCGAGTGTCGACAATCGGCTCGAACGCTGGATTCTTTTCCTAATCGCGCGATTAGCGGAGCTGCGCTGATAAAACGTTTCACCGAGCAATTATAGAATCGCTAGTATCCCCCGTCGCCAGCGGCCCAACGTTCCTCGTTCCACCCCTACAGAGATCACCTTGCTTGTTTGCCATTCCTGCCGCGGCAGCCAGAGGTTCGGTTCAACTCCGGCGGTGAAGTATCGCTTTCAGGAGCGCGTCCCATTTTCTCATCGCGCATTTCATGAAGTGGATAAGAGGCGAGCGGGCAGAAAGTCCCCGGGACACGGGGAATATCGAGCGCGCGCCCGCGTTTCAGGCGAAAGTTGCTCCGTTCTTTGCAAAAAGTTTAATGCCACTCGGATTTCTATGTGCCGATTCGAGCGGGAAGGAGGCGGGAGGAAAGTTAAGGGAGAAGGAGGATCCAGTCGAAGCGGCGATACGCGGTAAATATTAAACGTATCGAGGTAAAAATTCATCCCTGACAGAGGGGATGGGATACATGGGTGTCGTAACTGAATCACAATTTCCTCTGTGCGTTAAATTTCGCCGGGATAAAATTCCAAAAGCGGTTGTTCGCAGATAAAGCCGTGCAGATGTACGCGCCGGCGGCCGAGTGATCGACGGCTCTGTAGAAATCCAAGGCGATAATGATGTAACGTGTTACGAAACTAGCAAAGAAATTGGTTGCTTCGCGAGATAATGCGCTGTCGATGAACTCGGCGCAGCCTCCGTTCTCCAGTTCCTGCTCGCTGTTTACTGGGACCGTCGACGCGATCGCGCCATTACgtttaataatttcttgtttgcgCCGCTCGCTAGTTCCCCGCGGCCGGGCCTGTTTGCCtcgattaaataaagaaaatcaaagcTGAAACACTCGGGGAAACTTCTAATTGGAGGCTTCGGGACACGAAGTTCCGTGCAAGTGGCTGCCGCGTCCCTGTCACATCTCAAACCCGTCCAAATTAACCTTGAACGTGCACGAGGAGTCCAACGAGCGCCTACGGATGCTCAAGGCTGAAGGCTACGGGGAGGAGCGCGAGGAGACAGGGAGTCATCTGCGCTGCAATTTCGCGGGAATGTTTACCTAGGACTCGCTCGATTCTCTTTCCTTGACCGGTCCCGCATCGGTAGCGCGCTGCTGAAATCTCGGCAGGGTAATTCTCGGGATTCTTAATTATTGTCGGCTGTTATCGAACCCAAGATAATTCGGCAGTGAGGCATTAACTTCTGCAATTACCCGGGCAGCTCGATACCGCTAACGGTAATATCCAGcgagtcggggggggggggggcacgcgGAGGACCAGAGAAGTCCCGGGAAATTAGTTGCGTTTGGAAATTCCGTATACGCCGCGGAGGGTGCGTAATACGTATCCGGCTACCGTTTCCACTTTGCGCGCCGGTAGAAAGTTCCGCAGCGGACGCTTCAAGTAACCGGTAAACACTCAGCGTCTAACTATCCCATGTCAATGAGCACACGGGAGATCGATCACCCCTAAACGAATCGCGGTATCGATACGTTTAAGCCGAAGGCGCTCTATCATCCCCCGCAGTTCCACAAGGATCGCTCTCAAAGGGCAGACCTCTGCTCGAGAGTTTTAAAGAACAAGCACGCCCGATTGAACGCGGCGCAAACGGTTCCTTGGCGAATAGTTATCGCGCGATCAAATCCAATTTCGCGGACAGGGCAGACTTACGTGTTGTGTCGTAAATGCTTGACGGCCGTGTGCAAGAACTCATTCTCCGTGGGTCGTTTCAGCGGCTGGTAATTACCGTGGCCGTTGACAGTGTCGTTGCTCGCGAAAGGCATTGTTCCGTGAGGTAGAAGGACAGGGGCCGCCGAGCCGATGGTGGAAAAGTCGCACTGCGAGTGGAGAGACGCGGGGAAAGAAGGCGCGAGAGCCAGCTGGTTAACGAACGGGCCTGTAAGTCGCTCCCTGTCGCGGCTTTACGGAACACTGACTGCTGTGGCTACTTGCGAGTCGAGCAGGCCGCTGATTTATACGGAAACTCGGCGGCGTtgaaaaaaagcgagcggcaaCGAACCGGCCAATCGGGGGAACACTCTGCAGGGCTCCCTCCAATCCTCACGGAGATCCAGACGGTCAGAAAGTTGCTGGGAGGTAGGGGCACCCACTGTGATAACCCATTACCAGTTAAATGCTCCAATTGCCGCCGCCACCCGTCCTCCGCTATTATTTGTTTCGTGTATCAGTAACGTCCACTGCGAACTGCAACCGTCATCCCCGCGAGCAACGTCGCTGGCCACCATTGGCGTATCTTCTCTTCGTTCAAGGAACTTATGGAAGATGAACGCGCGCGATGGGATCGACCTATGTCTGAAAACAAAGAGGGGGTACTTACGATTGTATAATTAGTCCTGGACGCAGCGTCAAGTAATTCgcagtcgattttctcgaaaatgaagcgcgatatcgaaaaaagttgCTGTTCCTTTTCGActtgtaacaagtaaataagtcgatgaAAAGGAATAAAGTTTTCTGATATCGCgcctcattttcgagaaaatcgactttgaattgcTGGACGTTGCACAGTCGCGTGTAGGAAAGCTTaacttaagaaggaacctggaATAAGAGACCTCGGAGGATCGGCTTTGGCGACGTTGGTAAGGCGGCTGCCCAGTAGCGCAGAGGGACCCCCGAAGATTGtgagttcgagtcccatcgcccccCGAAGTccttttttccgtggctcccgaatataagaattgcgaaacctattcctacagTAGATTCCGGATGGTGGAAGATGATCATACCCGGACTCTCGAAACTTTCTGATCCACGCAACCTCCGCTGATGTCTTATCTTAAAGACCAGCCAAATTTTGATATCCTGTTAAGGAGCTGTGTTGTTGAGATTGattctgtaaatatatttacgaTGCCGATGATCGCTCATTCGAGTCTCGAGACCTTCACTTGCCAACTTGCAACACACGGTCGCAATTACCCACCTCGCGAAACCTCGTACACCTTGCTCTCGACTAATGAGCGGGAAATTCAGTTAGCTTTCACTCGGCGAGAACAGTCGCCCGCGAGGGGATGCAGATCTTTCCTTTCAGATCAGATATTATTTCGTTGTTACGCGATGCAATCTTCGTTGTCCCCCGCGCCTACCTTATGAATTCGAACCTGTTGCTCTTCTCCGGGACTCGAAGCACCTTTCGTCACTAGCTACCGTAGACGCGCACTAGCCATTGAGAAGGTGTCCGACCGGCCCTTAACGAATTCGTTAATAAAAACCGCGCCTAACCGTTGTCGCAGCTCCTGCGCGATACTCGACGAAAATACTCGCGATTTAAATGAAACAAAAACAACGAGGAGCGAGGAAAGAAGAGGGGAGAATTGTCCCGCGAAAGGAGATATAATCAAACTGTTGCTGCAACCGCATCTCATATTTATAAGAATATCAATTACCA
This window contains:
- the LOC143377443 gene encoding purine nucleoside phosphorylase isoform X1, whose product is MPFASNDTVNGHGNYQPLKRPTENEFLHTAVKHLRHNTYTFEALQESAEFLLSHARIRPKIGIICGSGMGSNEQNELCPGSLAEFLEDKQCFPYEEIPHFPVSTVKGHTGQMVFGYLQGVPVMCMQGRFHYYEGYPLWKCAMPVRVMKLVGVTHLIATNAAGGLNPMYKVGDIMIVKDHVNMMGFAGNNPLQGPNDDRFGPRFPPMNKAYSDELLEMGDQVAREMGISDFVHKGVYTCLGGPNFETVAELKMLRMVGVDAVGMSTVHEVITARHCDLMVFAFSLITNQCVTDYENHEQANHEEVMEVGKARQPVLQEYVSRIVTRLRDMMGLDTK
- the LOC143377443 gene encoding purine nucleoside phosphorylase isoform X2 — protein: MPFASNDTVNGHGNYQPLKRPTENEFLHTAVKHLRHNTYTFEALQESAEFLLSHARIRPKIGIICGSGMGSLAEFLEDKQCFPYEEIPHFPVSTVKGHTGQMVFGYLQGVPVMCMQGRFHYYEGYPLWKCAMPVRVMKLVGVTHLIATNAAGGLNPMYKVGDIMIVKDHVNMMGFAGNNPLQGPNDDRFGPRFPPMNKAYSDELLEMGDQVAREMGISDFVHKGVYTCLGGPNFETVAELKMLRMVGVDAVGMSTVHEVITARHCDLMVFAFSLITNQCVTDYENHEQANHEEVMEVGKARQPVLQEYVSRIVTRLRDMMGLDTK